One genomic window of Corythoichthys intestinalis isolate RoL2023-P3 chromosome 18, ASM3026506v1, whole genome shotgun sequence includes the following:
- the cct8 gene encoding T-complex protein 1 subunit theta isoform X2: MALHVPKAPGFAQMLKDGAKHYSGLEEAVFRNIRACKELSQTTRSAYGPNGMNKMVINHLEKLFVTNDAATILRELEVQHPAAKMIVMASHMQEQEVGDGTNFVLVFAGALLELAEELLRMGLSVSEVIDGYEKASRKALEILPECVCSSAKNLHDIKEASALIRTAVTSKQYGNEDFLSNLIAQACVSIFPESGRFNVDYVRVCKILGCGVTASSVLHGMVFKKEAEGDITSVKDAKIAVFSCPFDCMVTETKGTVLINNAKELMDFSKGEEDMMETQVKAIKEAGANVVVTGGKVADMALHYANKYKLMVVRLNSKWDLRRLCMTVGAVALPRLTAPTPEEIGHCDSVALTEVGDTQVVVFKHEKEDGAISTVVIRGSTDNLMDDIERAIDDGVNTFKVLVRDNRLVPGAGATEMELAKRITSFGETCPGLEQYAIKKFAEAFESLPRALAENSGVKANELISKLYSAHHEGNKNAGFDIEGDGPSVKDVAEAGILDPFLVKFWAIKLATNAAITVLRVDQIIMAKPAGGPKPPQGKKDFDEED, from the exons ATGGCTCTCCACGTTCCCAAAGCTCCGGGCTTTGCCCAAATGTTGAAGGATGGCGCAAAG CATTATTCAGGGCTTGAGGAGGCAGTTTTCCGCAACATCCGAGCCTGTAAGGAACTTTCGCAGACCACTCGCTCGGCCTATGGCCCTAATG GCATGAACAAAATGGTTATCAACCATTTGGAGAAACTATTTGTCACCAACGATGCTGCCACCATCCTCAGAGAGCTGGAG GTGCAGCATCCTGCAGCCAAAATGATCGTGATGGCATCCCACATGCAGGAACAGGAGGTTGGCGACGGCACCAATTTCGTCCTGGTGTTTGCAGGCGCGCTGCTGGAGCTAGCTGAGGAGCTCCTACGGATGGGCCTCTCTGTTTCAGAG GTTATCGACGGCTACGAGAAGGCGTCCCGGAAGGCGTTGGAGATCCTGCCCGAATGCGTGTGCTCGTCTGCCAAGAACCTCCACGACATCAAGGAAGCATCGGCGCTGATCCGGACGGCCGTCACCAGCAAACAGTACGGCAATGAGGACTTCCTGTCCAACCTCATCGCACAGGCTTGCG TGTCCATCTTCCCAGAATCTGGTCGTTTCAACGTGGATTATGTCCGAGTGTGTAAGATTTTG GGTTGTGGTGTGACTGCATCCTCGGTGCTCCACGGCATGGTGTTCAAAAAGGAAGCTGAGGGAGACATCACTTCAGTAAAAGATGCCAAGATTGCCGTCTTCTCCTGCCCTTTCGACTGTATGGTTACAGAGACTAAG GGAACAGTGCTAATAAACAACGCCAAGGAGCTGATGGACTTCAGCAAAGGCGAGGAGGACATGATGGAGACTCAAGTCAAGGCCATCAAGGAGGCGGGCGCCAACGTGGTGGTGACCGGCGGCAAGGTGGCCGACATGGCGCTCCATTATGCCAACAAGTACAAGCTGATGGTGGTCAG GCTGAACTCCAAGTGGGACCTGAGGAGGTTATGCATGACGGTGGGAGCCGTAGCTCTGCCCAGGCTG ACTGCACCTACCCCTGAAGAGATTGGTCATTGCGACAGTGTCGCCTTGACGGAGGTGGGCGACACTCAAGTGGTGGTCTTCAAACACG AGAAAGAAGATGGCGCCATTTCTACCGTGGTTATCCGAGGTTCCACAGATAACCTGATGGATGACATCGAGCGGGCTATCGACGACGGCGTCAACACTTTCAAGGTCCTTGTTAGG GACAACCGTCTTGTCCCTGGAGCGGGAGCCACCGAAATGGAGCTGGCCAAGCGGATCACCTCTTTCGGAGAG ACCTGCCCGGGGCTGGAGCAGTATGCCATCAAAAAGTTCGCTGAAGCCTTCGAGTCGTTACCACGCGCCCTGGCGGAAAACTCTGGCGTGAAGGCCAACGAGCTTATCTCCAAGCTGTACTCGGCCCATCACGAGGGCAACAAGAACGCTGGCTTCGACATTGAG GGAGACGGCCCCTCGGTAAAGGACGTGGCAGAGGCTGGCATCCTGGACCCGTTCCTGGTCAAATTTTGGGCCATCAAACTGGCCACCAACGCCGCCATCACAGTACTGCGGGTCGATCAG attatCATGGCCAAACCAGCAGGGGGCCCTAAACCTCCACAGGGGAAGAAGGACTTTGATGAGGAAGACTGA
- the LOC130906768 gene encoding uncharacterized protein LOC130906768 codes for MTSSVMDGVGRAMVGVWRAHTTLDESDGPDSSPEAPDRFRKLRSSSSLNSLRMSLRKRLPLRAVQANSLPEDASCEPAKEPPKTGAIRKLTRTARNSVGGALQRFQRSREFSRDQCLVATPGRICEGDECTSPAYRTPRRTPRSATARTPGSRGKRTPDAGVRGVKHSGGRRQLVRMAALRSPFASPNVQNQRLKFDQDLESVSSGLRRLKHLSRAFEELIGRDDKCKTMAKRSGSTATVMVMRKLDPSGKLSSSNLSRRASRVSERIGSLALAIRK; via the exons ATGACGTCTTCAGTGATGGATGGTGTAGGGAGAGCCATGGTGGGAGTCTGGCGGGCCCACACGACCCTGGACGAGTCGGATGGTCCCGACAGCTCCCCCGAGGCCCCCGACCGCTTCCGCAAGCTCCGTTCTTCGTCCTCCCTCAACTCGCTGCGGATGTCGCTACGCAAACGTCTCCCACTGCGCGCCGTCCAGGCCAACTCTCTTCCGGAGGACGCCAGTTGTGAACCCGCCAAGGAGCCGCCAAAGACCGGAGCCATCCGCAAGCTGACCCGCACCGCTCGGAACTCTGTCGGCGGGGCGTTGCAG CGGTTTCAGCGGAGCAGGGAGTTCTCCCGTGACCAGTGCTTGGTGGCGACGCCGGGTCGCATCTGCGAGGGTGATGAGTGCACCTCCCCTGCATACCGCACCCCGAGACGCACCCCAAGGTCCGCGACTGCACGCACACCGGGCTCCAGAGGGAAGAGGACCCCTGATGCAGGGGTCCGCGGGGTCAAGCACAGTGGCGGTAGAAGGCAGCTGGTTCGCATGGCAGCTCTGCGTAGCCCTTTTGCATCGCCGAACGTGCAGAACCAAAGACT GAAGTTTGACCAGGATCTGGAGTCTGTCTCAAGTGGACTCCGGAGGCTTAAACATCTCTCAAGAGCTTTCGAAGAGCTCATCGGAAGAGATGACAA GTGCAAAACAATGGCCAAACGCAGCGGTTCGACGGCCACGGTGATGGTGATGAGGAAGTTGGATCCAAGTGGGAAGCTCAGCTCCTCCAACCTGAGCCGCCGAGCCTCGCGGGTTTCTGAGCGAATTGGCAGCTTGGCCCTCGCCATTCGCAAATAA
- the rskrb gene encoding ribosomal protein S6 kinase-related protein isoform X2 encodes MGLSLPAALCRLAPSALPLGRRRMLQGRAPDIPEHVLRLAGVGPDKLRSEWSLPGFVAMFLPEFPHRAMPSQEHFQVLGYIAKGSFGPILKVKDKTKQRTYAVKVIPKSEILRLGVLEQSKEEVIVQRQIRHPFVHDLQDCWQTQRHLYIMCDYCGTGDLYTYWQMIGLFAEDTVRVFAAELGCALGFLHDFGIIHRDVKMENILLTDNGHLRLADFGLSRRLERGGRAFTICGTIQYMAPEVLSGGPYNHAADWWSLGILLFSLATGKFPLPPEPDHCGMLRRVRSFPYEMPFSLSPPLAMLITELLCKMPTRRLRTLDRFQRQTFFRGLSFDQNLLQRHPVEVILELRERPDRAAKARRGLTLSLQPLKGFDYDSLLSPPHTPDAPPQEAGPRREVFV; translated from the exons ATGGGCCTATCGCTGCCTGCTGCCTTGTGCCGCCTGGCGCCGTCCGCTTTGCCCCTGGGTAGACGGCGCATGCTTCAAGGCAGGGCACCCGACATCCCCGAGCACGTATTGAGGCTGGCAGGCGTAGGTCCTGACAAGCTCAGGTCGGAGTGGAGCCTGCCGGGTTTCGTCGCCATGTTCTTGCCTGAGTTCCCCCACAGGGCCATGCCTAGTCAAGAGCACTTTCAG GTGTTAGGTTACATCGCCAAAGGTTCTTTTGGACCCATCTTGAAGGTGAaagataagaccaaacagagaaCATACGCCGTTAAG GTGATACCCAAATCTGAGATTCTCCGACTGGGCGTTCTGGAGCAGTCTAAAGAAGAGGTGATAGTCCAG CGTCAGATTCGGCATCCATTTGTCCACGACCTTCAGGACTGTTGGCAGACGCAGCGCCACCTCTACATTA TGTGCGACTACTGCGGCACTGGCGACCTGTACACCTACTGGCAGATGATTGGTCTATTTGCCGAGGACACAGTTCGGGTGTTTGCTGCTGAGCTTGGCTGCGCACTTG GATTTCTTCACGACTTTGGAATCATCCACAGAGACGTGAAG ATGGAAAACATTCTGCTTACGGACAATG GACACCTTCGCCTGGCTGACTTTGGTTTGTCCCGTCGCCTGGAGCGGGGAGGCCGGGCTTTTACCATCTGTGGGACCATACAATACATGG CACCCGAGGTGCTGAGCGGCGGTCCCTACAACCACGCGGCCGATTGGTGGTCGCTGGGAATCCTGCTCTTCTCATTGGCTACCGGCAAG TTCCCTCTGCCTCCAGAGCCAGACCACTGTGGCATGCTGAGGCGGGTGCGGTCTTTCCCCTATGAAATGCCCTTCAGTTTGAGCCCCCCTCTGGCCATGCTCATCACCGAG TTGCTGTGCAAAATGCCCACCCGCCGACTACGCACCTTGGATCGCTTCCAACGCCAGACCTTCTTCCGTGGGCTCAGCTTTGACCAAAACCTACTGCAGCGCCACCCTGTGGAg GTGATTCTGGAGCTGAGGGAGCGACCCGATCGTGCCGCCAAAGCCCGCCGAGGCCTCACGCTATCACTGCAGCCACTCAAAGGCTTCGATTACGACTCGCTGCTCAGCCCGCCGCACACACCCGATGCGCCGCCGCAGGAAGCAGGACCGCGTAGGGAGGTGTTCGTTTGA
- the cct8 gene encoding T-complex protein 1 subunit theta isoform X1, whose translation MALHVPKAPGFAQMLKDGAKHYSGLEEAVFRNIRACKELSQTTRSAYGPNGMNKMVINHLEKLFVTNDAATILRELEVQHPAAKMIVMASHMQEQEVGDGTNFVLVFAGALLELAEELLRMGLSVSEVIDGYEKASRKALEILPECVCSSAKNLHDIKEASALIRTAVTSKQYGNEDFLSNLIAQACVSIFPESGRFNVDYVRVCKILGCGVTASSVLHGMVFKKEAEGDITSVKDAKIAVFSCPFDCMVTETKGTVLINNAKELMDFSKGEEDMMETQVKAIKEAGANVVVTGGKVADMALHYANKYKLMVVRLNSKWDLRRLCMTVGAVALPRLTAPTPEEIGHCDSVALTEVGDTQVVVFKHEKEDGAISTVVIRGSTDNLMDDIERAIDDGVNTFKVLVRDNRLVPGAGATEMELAKRITSFGETCPGLEQYAIKKFAEAFESLPRALAENSGVKANELISKLYSAHHEGNKNAGFDIEGDGPSVKDVAEAGILDPFLVKFWAIKLATNAAITVLRVDQIIMAKAAGGPKAPKQRGHWDKDDWDEEPDKFETHQ comes from the exons ATGGCTCTCCACGTTCCCAAAGCTCCGGGCTTTGCCCAAATGTTGAAGGATGGCGCAAAG CATTATTCAGGGCTTGAGGAGGCAGTTTTCCGCAACATCCGAGCCTGTAAGGAACTTTCGCAGACCACTCGCTCGGCCTATGGCCCTAATG GCATGAACAAAATGGTTATCAACCATTTGGAGAAACTATTTGTCACCAACGATGCTGCCACCATCCTCAGAGAGCTGGAG GTGCAGCATCCTGCAGCCAAAATGATCGTGATGGCATCCCACATGCAGGAACAGGAGGTTGGCGACGGCACCAATTTCGTCCTGGTGTTTGCAGGCGCGCTGCTGGAGCTAGCTGAGGAGCTCCTACGGATGGGCCTCTCTGTTTCAGAG GTTATCGACGGCTACGAGAAGGCGTCCCGGAAGGCGTTGGAGATCCTGCCCGAATGCGTGTGCTCGTCTGCCAAGAACCTCCACGACATCAAGGAAGCATCGGCGCTGATCCGGACGGCCGTCACCAGCAAACAGTACGGCAATGAGGACTTCCTGTCCAACCTCATCGCACAGGCTTGCG TGTCCATCTTCCCAGAATCTGGTCGTTTCAACGTGGATTATGTCCGAGTGTGTAAGATTTTG GGTTGTGGTGTGACTGCATCCTCGGTGCTCCACGGCATGGTGTTCAAAAAGGAAGCTGAGGGAGACATCACTTCAGTAAAAGATGCCAAGATTGCCGTCTTCTCCTGCCCTTTCGACTGTATGGTTACAGAGACTAAG GGAACAGTGCTAATAAACAACGCCAAGGAGCTGATGGACTTCAGCAAAGGCGAGGAGGACATGATGGAGACTCAAGTCAAGGCCATCAAGGAGGCGGGCGCCAACGTGGTGGTGACCGGCGGCAAGGTGGCCGACATGGCGCTCCATTATGCCAACAAGTACAAGCTGATGGTGGTCAG GCTGAACTCCAAGTGGGACCTGAGGAGGTTATGCATGACGGTGGGAGCCGTAGCTCTGCCCAGGCTG ACTGCACCTACCCCTGAAGAGATTGGTCATTGCGACAGTGTCGCCTTGACGGAGGTGGGCGACACTCAAGTGGTGGTCTTCAAACACG AGAAAGAAGATGGCGCCATTTCTACCGTGGTTATCCGAGGTTCCACAGATAACCTGATGGATGACATCGAGCGGGCTATCGACGACGGCGTCAACACTTTCAAGGTCCTTGTTAGG GACAACCGTCTTGTCCCTGGAGCGGGAGCCACCGAAATGGAGCTGGCCAAGCGGATCACCTCTTTCGGAGAG ACCTGCCCGGGGCTGGAGCAGTATGCCATCAAAAAGTTCGCTGAAGCCTTCGAGTCGTTACCACGCGCCCTGGCGGAAAACTCTGGCGTGAAGGCCAACGAGCTTATCTCCAAGCTGTACTCGGCCCATCACGAGGGCAACAAGAACGCTGGCTTCGACATTGAG GGAGACGGCCCCTCGGTAAAGGACGTGGCAGAGGCTGGCATCCTGGACCCGTTCCTGGTCAAATTTTGGGCCATCAAACTGGCCACCAACGCCGCCATCACAGTACTGCGGGTCGATCAG ATCATCATGGCTAAGGCAGCAGGTGGACCCAAGGCTCCCAAGCAGAGGGGGCACTGGGATAAGGACGACTGGGATGAAGAACCCGATAAATTTGAAACGCACCAATAG
- the rskrb gene encoding ribosomal protein S6 kinase-related protein isoform X1 translates to MGADGSKKRPADGREEESLSSGWRGFLSGMGLSLPAALCRLAPSALPLGRRRMLQGRAPDIPEHVLRLAGVGPDKLRSEWSLPGFVAMFLPEFPHRAMPSQEHFQVLGYIAKGSFGPILKVKDKTKQRTYAVKVIPKSEILRLGVLEQSKEEVIVQRQIRHPFVHDLQDCWQTQRHLYIMCDYCGTGDLYTYWQMIGLFAEDTVRVFAAELGCALGFLHDFGIIHRDVKMENILLTDNGHLRLADFGLSRRLERGGRAFTICGTIQYMAPEVLSGGPYNHAADWWSLGILLFSLATGKFPLPPEPDHCGMLRRVRSFPYEMPFSLSPPLAMLITELLCKMPTRRLRTLDRFQRQTFFRGLSFDQNLLQRHPVEVILELRERPDRAAKARRGLTLSLQPLKGFDYDSLLSPPHTPDAPPQEAGPRREVFV, encoded by the exons ATGGGCGCCGACGGCAGCAAGAAG AGGCCGGCTGATGGCCGGGAGGAAGAGTCCCTCTCGTCAGGCTGGCGTGGCTTTCTGTCCGGCATGGGCCTATCGCTGCCTGCTGCCTTGTGCCGCCTGGCGCCGTCCGCTTTGCCCCTGGGTAGACGGCGCATGCTTCAAGGCAGGGCACCCGACATCCCCGAGCACGTATTGAGGCTGGCAGGCGTAGGTCCTGACAAGCTCAGGTCGGAGTGGAGCCTGCCGGGTTTCGTCGCCATGTTCTTGCCTGAGTTCCCCCACAGGGCCATGCCTAGTCAAGAGCACTTTCAG GTGTTAGGTTACATCGCCAAAGGTTCTTTTGGACCCATCTTGAAGGTGAaagataagaccaaacagagaaCATACGCCGTTAAG GTGATACCCAAATCTGAGATTCTCCGACTGGGCGTTCTGGAGCAGTCTAAAGAAGAGGTGATAGTCCAG CGTCAGATTCGGCATCCATTTGTCCACGACCTTCAGGACTGTTGGCAGACGCAGCGCCACCTCTACATTA TGTGCGACTACTGCGGCACTGGCGACCTGTACACCTACTGGCAGATGATTGGTCTATTTGCCGAGGACACAGTTCGGGTGTTTGCTGCTGAGCTTGGCTGCGCACTTG GATTTCTTCACGACTTTGGAATCATCCACAGAGACGTGAAG ATGGAAAACATTCTGCTTACGGACAATG GACACCTTCGCCTGGCTGACTTTGGTTTGTCCCGTCGCCTGGAGCGGGGAGGCCGGGCTTTTACCATCTGTGGGACCATACAATACATGG CACCCGAGGTGCTGAGCGGCGGTCCCTACAACCACGCGGCCGATTGGTGGTCGCTGGGAATCCTGCTCTTCTCATTGGCTACCGGCAAG TTCCCTCTGCCTCCAGAGCCAGACCACTGTGGCATGCTGAGGCGGGTGCGGTCTTTCCCCTATGAAATGCCCTTCAGTTTGAGCCCCCCTCTGGCCATGCTCATCACCGAG TTGCTGTGCAAAATGCCCACCCGCCGACTACGCACCTTGGATCGCTTCCAACGCCAGACCTTCTTCCGTGGGCTCAGCTTTGACCAAAACCTACTGCAGCGCCACCCTGTGGAg GTGATTCTGGAGCTGAGGGAGCGACCCGATCGTGCCGCCAAAGCCCGCCGAGGCCTCACGCTATCACTGCAGCCACTCAAAGGCTTCGATTACGACTCGCTGCTCAGCCCGCCGCACACACCCGATGCGCCGCCGCAGGAAGCAGGACCGCGTAGGGAGGTGTTCGTTTGA